One Schistocerca piceifrons isolate TAMUIC-IGC-003096 chromosome 11, iqSchPice1.1, whole genome shotgun sequence genomic window carries:
- the LOC124719880 gene encoding piggyBac transposable element-derived protein 3-like has product MDKEFLSVEKDWDLIMDIIENGDVSDISLSGDEDDSIPLIERQAPQIVKRVGADKVGVNDVCRNTISEDEDDGDVMDAEMNLLCNENNPELNNLCDNIMVTPKESIKWKRKPLSTMTETYKAPNFEESVLCSPIQYLKRYIPDDLFTNMAAHTNIYSLQQGKYSFKQTTTQELEVLFGLHIPTGALKFPRLRMYWDTSLKVSVFWENMSRDRFLELRTNLHVVNNLEKPPENKDKFYKVRPVYTAIRKRCSELPIEENVCVVEGIIPFTGKFSAKQYIKGKSSPWGIKVFMLCGKSGIVHDFLLYQGATTELNTPCCKKFGLSPAVVLGFSVPLSKGKGHKLYFDNFFSSYHLFQLLKSQGINAAGTVRQNRFGKNLLFSDDKTIMKQTRGYCEEITSADDITMFKWLDNRPVVLCSNFVGKGSVDEVEFGDKKHHK; this is encoded by the coding sequence ATGGATAaggaatttctttctgtggagaaagattGGGACTTGATTATGGACATAATTGAAAATGGTGACGTTTCTGACATTAGTTTGAGTGGAGATGAGGATGACAGTATACCACTGATTGAAAGGCAAGCTCCACAGATAGTGAAACGTGTTGGAGCAGATAAAGTGGGCGTGAATGATGTGTGTAGAAACACCatatctgaagatgaagatgacggAGACGTGATGGATGCTGAAATGAACTTATTATGCAATGAAAACAACCCAGAATTGAATAACCTGTGTGACAACATAATGGTGACACCTAAAGAATCCATAAAATGGAAACGCAAGCCTCTAAGTACCATGACAGAAACATACAAAGCTCCAAATTTTGAAGAATCTGTCTTGTGTTCTCCAATACAATACTTGAAAAGATATATACCAGATGATTTGTTCACTAACATGGCAGCACATACTAATATTTATTCATTACAACAAGGCAAATACTCATTTAAGCAGACAACAACTCAAGAACTAGAGGTGCTATTTGGTTTGCATATACCGACTGGCGCTTTGAAATTTCCCAGATTACGAATGTATTGGGATACAAGCCTGAAGGTAAGTGTGTTTTGGGAAAACATGTCACGAGACAGATTTTTAGAATTACGAACAAATTTACACGTGGTGAACAACCTGGAGAAGCCacctgaaaataaagataaattttaCAAAGTCAGGCCAGTTTACACAGCCATTCGAAAACGCTGCAGTGAACTTCCTATAGAAGAGAATGTTTGTGTGGTCGAAGGAATTATTCCTTTCACTGGGAAGTTTTCTGCAAAGCAGTATATCAAGGGGAAATCAAGTCCATGGGGAATCAAAGTCTTCATGTTGTGTGGAAAGAGTGGAATAGTGCATGATTTCCTTTTGTATCAAGGTGCTACAACTGAACTAAATACGCCATGCTGCAAAAAATTTGGATTAAGTCCTGCTGTTGTTTTAGGAttttctgttccactctcaaaaggTAAAGGTCATAAACTATACTTTGACAACTTCTTTTCATCTTATCATCTGTTTCAACTTCTGAAATCTCAAGGCATCAATGCAGCAGGTACCGTCCGTCAAAACAGGTTTGGAAAGAACTTGCTTTTCTCAGATGataaaacaataatgaaacaaaccaGAGGTTACTGTGAAGAAATCACTAGTGCTGATGACATTACCATGTTTAAGTGGTTAGACAATAGGCCAGTTGTATTGTGTTCTAACTTTGTTGGTAAAGGCTCAGTGGATGAAGTTGAGTTTGGGGACAAAAAGCACCATAAATAA